AGTGCGTCCGCTGTATAAGCTGCCGTCGTGCACATACAAGCGCACTTCGGTGCAGAAGATCTTTGAGAACGTGGGCTTCAAGCTGGATTGGTGCGCCTTTAAGATGGTCGGCTTGGAGTCGCCCACGGAGATACTCTACCACAGCGGCAAGCAGCAGAACGAGCAGCAGCCAAGTGGTGACGAGCAGTTGCACAACGATCGCTGGATGGGCATCACGCGTGAGGATGTGCCCCGTCGAAACTACATCGATGagtttgcctttgcctttgccatACCAGGCATGATATTTGCCATCCTAATAGGCATGCTCTCGGCGGTTCTATGCTTTCAGCACCAAAAATTGTGAGTCTGAACGGATGAGCCAAAAATTGATgtgatttttattatttttgtttccCTTTTTGGTCTTTAGTTCCGATCCGCACTCTGAGTTTTTCTTTGCAAACATTTTTCACATCTGCGAAGAGTCTTGTGCGCAAGCGCCAAGCGATTCTGAGACGGATCATGAATCCGAAAGGTGATATTCGAATTTatgtgttttctttttaaTATCTAGGACCATTTTAAGCCAATAATTTAACCACTCTTTTGACTTACTTTCAGCTCGGTTTTCTTTGAATCTCCCATATCCTCCACGGTGCAGATGGTCAAGTGTGCGGATCAGCCTTTAACTACCTTGAAAAGCCTTAAAGACCCCAATTTTCTTTTGGACAATACCAGCATACGTTCTCAGAGGTACACCAACAATTATTTGTATAACTCTCTTATTCATAATTGTATTTATTACAGTCCCAGCAACAGCTTTTATCAGCTAGACTGTGGCGCCGCCTCTAGCatttatcctcgtcctaagcCGCCGCCTTACACTGGCGGCACTTTGGGGCGCAATGGCGTGGACATATGACAAATGTCGCCGAGAGTGCTCTATTGTTAACAAAAAGAAAAGCGCTTTATTACAAGATACTGATCCACAATACAACAAAAGCAATATTGCAGGTTAATCAATCGCTTAACGTACATATACCTACCGGAAACACACAAATCAACCATATCGTATTAATCAATTTATATACATTTGTAGTAGCATagcatatacacatataaccgAAAATAGTTTTGCAGTTTTGAATAGtggcaataaataaataattgatTTTTAAAAAGCGCGGTCCTACCTGTTATCGATTGCTGGTTAAGCAGTATGTAATTGCCATTCACAGGGAACAGCTTTCACCGCCAGTTTTCTGTTTTCTAGAGTGCTGATAATGAAACCTGAGAGAAAGTTTCTGGCATTTGAATATAGTTTTTACATAAGAACAATCTGAAACTTCGTAATGGTGCTCGCCATAATCAGCTCCCTCGAGGAGCTCATCGATCAGTACAACGTAAACCTCACACAACTGGTATTCTGCATCTTCATCACAACCATCGTGTTCTTTGGGAGTTTGATGACCCTTGTGGAGTCACATTTGCCGAATAGTATACGCCAGTCGTTTCGTTATGGCAAGCACAGGCACAAGGGTGAAGCCGATGCGCTGGTCAGTTATTTGGAGGTTCCCAAAGGCTGGTTCAAGCATTTCTACATCTTTGCCTTTGGTTGGTCCCTGCTGGCGCTGTATTTGATAGTCAGCTCCATTGCCAGCCAATCTGCGGCGCCGGAATATGCTCTCCGCTTTCTGGATCTGGTGTGCGGTGGTGCCACCAATCGGAAGGTACAAGTGGACTCTACGACGGCTCTGCTGGGTACAGTTCTGCTCACATTGCAGTGCATTCGCCGCTTCTTCGAGACAAATTTTGTGCAAATCTTCTCGAAGCACAGCAAAATGAACCTGTCGCACTATGCCGTTGGCTATGTACACTACTTTGGGGCCATTGTCTCGCTGCTGTCCAACACGGCCGGGTTTGTGCGCGGATCGCAGCCCACGGAGTTTACGCCCAAGAACTTGTCCCAAATACAAATCATCTACCTTTTGGTGTTTATGTTCGCCTGGCATCAGCAGTACTCGAGTAATATGATATTGGTAAACCTACGGAAAGATGCCAAAACGGGTGCCGTGAAGACAGAACAGCATTTGCTGCCCAAGGGCGGGTGGTTCAATCTGTTATCCTCCCCACACATGTTCTTTGAGGTGGTCATGTACTTCTGTCTGGCGGATCTGTTCACGCCAGTGCGCACCTGGAAGCTGGTGTTCCTTTGGGTGGCCAGCAATCAAACGATCAACGCTCTGCTCACCCATCAATGGTACAAGGAGACTTTTAAGGATTACCCCAAGCGGCGGCGTGCCATTCTTCCGTATCTGCTGTGATCAAATCCGTTTATTGTACAAATAATTTAGTAGTGGAATTTATTAAAGTCGTTTTttacacacacgcacaaaaTCGGTGCTTCGTTTACTCAGATTTTTAACTACAAAACTATGTAATGTACGGGCGGGGAAACAGGGACATTGCGCAGTCGATTCTATTTGAACAAGAAACTGAAAGAAAAAAATGGAGAAATTAATGTTTTAGTCAGTGGAAATCGTTCTGGGAGGAACACTTACCTATAGGGATAACCTTGCGCCTTGGAGCGGAACACAGACAGTAAAAAGGAGAAGAATACTGTCACAAGAACTAAACCAACCATGGCCATTATTCTGTTTTTATTATGACCCTTTGACGTACCCGATTCGATGAGCAATATCATACCCAAGACAATCATGGCATCTGCGAATTCAAAAACAATACAttaaaatacatataatacataaaaatatatatatataaatctTACTCAGAAACATGACAATGTATGTCTCCACCACCAGTTGTCCCTGCGATGAGCCGTGTATGTAGGCGACGCCACCATTCTGTGACTTGTGCACCAATGGGGGGCCACGAATGTGATTCCACATTTGACCGGAAATCATGGCAAAGCAAAAGAACACAGCAATGGCGCCCCACAGGTTCTTGTTGTACAGAAATTCCAGATTATTACGGCGTATGTACAAAAAGCTGCCCACCAGTGCCACCAGCGTGATCATTGCCACAGTTCCCGAATAGTTGGGTGGACGGAAAATTCGTATGGTCACATCCACACGTTCGGCCACAAATTTGGCTATCGAATCGGCGGCAAATCCCACACGGTGTATGTCCATGGTGTCGGCACCCTTGGGCTTTCCTTTGGCAGGGAAATGCATGAACACAGGGGCAGTGTTCAGGCGCAGCAATTGGAACACCTCGGAGCCCTCATCAAAGTCTACCATGGCAAAGAATAGTTTGTTGGAATAGACCGAGGAGAAGCGGTAGGAGTTGGCGACAATTGCAAACTCGTCGTGGGCATGACGACATATCTGGCATTGACGTGACGGCGCCAGCGCCGTAAGCATCACAATCATTGAATAGTTTCGTGGAGAATTTTTCACATATTCCCGGAATTTGGGTCCATTGAAACGCAGCAGAGGCTTCTTAGCATTCATTTCCACAAGGTTTTGTACTTTTTCCGATAAAGAGAGGCCCGTCTGCAAGTATAAAGAACGCCCATACTGTTTATCTCTTTGGATTAGTGCTTgccggcacggcacggcacccCCAACTCCGGACTAGATTCTTTGGGACTCAGAACCCAGGCCGAAAGTGACGTGGCCACAAACAAACCTTTGGTTTTGCCTGTGCGGCTGCATAGATCAGGCAGACGGCGAGCACGACTAGTGCGCCCAGCAGCGTGTTGCGCACCAGCCTCATTATGCCAGTAAATTACGTTAACAATTTGCACTATTTATAAGCAAAATCACAGTAAAAACgttttaataaaaaatattttttccGGCGACGCATGCAGCTGATTGTGAATGGCCACTGTTCTGCGGCGCTGCCAACCTGCTTGGATATGAGGACATTCGCTGTGACCGTCAAATTTATCAATCGATTGTCGACAAAGCGACGGCAAATTTTTGTTGTCTCTTATTTTAAGTTAAAAGTTTTTGTCTATATTAACTATATATTAAGCTATTTACTCGTATTCATAATCATGAGCGATGTCCTGAAGAGCTCCCAAGAGCGCTCCCGCAAACGACGGCTACTTCTGGCCCAAACTGTAAGCTAAAATTAACTTGAAAAAAATGCACTATAAATTACATtttttatgtacatacatatgtgcccGCCCCGACCCCTACAGCTTGGTTTGTCCAGTGTGGATGAGTTGAAGAAGGTCCTGGGCAATTCAGAGGACACCAACAGCAGCCGTCAGCTCAGCGCCGGCGGTCAACGTGATGAGGAGGATGGAGGCGCTTCCTCATCAAAAAATGCCCCCAGCGAAACTATTTATAGGGACTCATCCACATTTCTAAAGGGCACACAATCCTCCAATCCGCACAATGACTACTGCCAGCATTTTGTGGACACGGGCCAAAGGCCGCAGAACTTTATACGCGACGTTGGGCTGAAAGATCGCTTCGAGGAATACCCGAAACTGAGGGAATTGATTAAACTAAAGGACAAGCTCATCCAGGATACGGCCTCGGCTCCGATGTACTTGAAGGCGGACCTAAAGACACTGGATGTAAAGTCATTGGGTGCCAAATTTGATGTGATCCTTATTGAGCCGCCGCTAGAAGAATATGCACGGGCAGCGCCTGCTGTGGCCACTGTTGGTGGTGCACCGCGTGTCTTCTGGAATTGGGATGAAATACTCAGTAAGTGAAAAGAGTGTAGAAACCATAAGTGGTCTTTGGTAAATGTTTTCCTCTTGCAGATTTGGATGTGGGTGAAATCGCCGCTCATCGTTCGTTTGTCTTTCTCTGGTGTGGCTCTTCCGAAGGCCTGGACATGGGGCGTAATTGCCTGAAGAAATGGGGCTTTCGCCGGTGCGAGGACATCTGCTGGATACGCACAAACATCAGCAAGCCCGGACATTCCAAGCAACTGGAGCCGAAGGCCGTCTTTCAACGCACCAAGGAACACTGCCTGATGGGCATCAAGGGCACTGTACGACGCTCCACCGATGGGGATTTTATCCATGCCAATGTCGACATAGATCTGATTATATCCGAGGAAGAGGAATTTGGCAGTTTCGAGAAGCCCATCGAGATCTTTCACATCATCGAGCACTTTTGTCTGGGCCGCAGGCGTTTGCATGTGTTTGGTAGGGATTCGAGCATCAGGCCGGGCTGGCTTACGGTGGGACCGGAACTAACAAACTCCAATTTCAATGCGGAAACGTATCAAACTTACTTTGCCGAGGCCCCAGCCACCGGTTGCACCAGTCGCATTGAGCTCTTGCGGCCCAAGAGTCCGCCGCCGAATAGCAAGGTGTTGCGTGGTCGTGGACGCGGTTTTCCACGTGGCCGTGGCAGACCAAGATAGTAGCAAAGACAGTAGGAGTCGCTAAATTACTCAAATTGCATGTATTTCTAGTTTTTAAGATCTAAAATTAAAGACTAATGCTGCTGCAGACTGTGGTGGTTGTTCAGATGCCTCATATAAACGTCTAATTCGTCTTCGCTGGAGGATGCTCCGTCTGGCTTGTCCACTGGCTGCTCCACCTCTTCATCGCTGGGCTCGAAATACGCATCTTCCTCGTCTCGTTCGATTAGTTTTAGATCATCTAACGTAGAATCATCGTCCACTGCTGTGTAATCAAAGTCTTTATCCTCGCCGCTGAGAAAGCGTTCTTTCATCATGCTTAAGAACTCGTTGCGCAGCAGTTCACGCTCCCCAGGATTGTAGTATTCCGGAGTGGAGATTTTGGTTACTTTTAGTGTAGTTGGAGGCACCACGTTTTGACTGGTGGAGCAGGCAATAGGGGCATCTTCTTCGAATTCACCCCATTGACGGCGGCAAGCGGCAGGCACTTGAAAATCCTCACACACAACTGGCGGGagctcctcttcctcctcctcttctgGGGATGCATGAACCTCGGATATCTGTGGCTCAGCTCGAGCCTCAGATGTCCTGCGACTGCTGGAACAAGCCACCACAGGTTCTTCATCTTCCTGCCGCTCCTGTGGCTTTTGTTCCTCCTCTTCCATGGCTGTCTGCAGCTGTGTTCCCTCCAGCAATTCATCGCGTTGCTTCTTCTCCAGCGTGTGCATTAGTATGCCCGAGAAGCTGGTGTTCCTCACATCATAGCTGTCCCTCGCCTTCTTTTCTTGCTCCGTGAGGTATTGGCCCACCAATTCCTGATAGAGATCCGGTGCCCGCTGCATCATCTCGTGCTCGCTGAAGTATTCCCCTTTCTGTAAGAGCTGTTGCAAGGCCTGATAGCGTCGATTCTTTACACAGACGGTGCGAGTGTTCAGCTTTCGTTTGAAGTCCTCCAGGAGCAGGCACATCTCCTCAAGGTTTTCCTCCGCTTTAATGGGCTCCCGAATGGCCAGGGACTGGAAACTGCTCAATTGGCTGGCATTCAGGAAGCTGCCAAAGCGTATGAGAAAGTTCTCGCGGTTCTTCTCGAATGATTCTTGGGCGATTTGCTGCTTTTCGACGAAGGGCAGTTCCGGATCATCGATTTGCTGCGACTTGAAGATGATCTTGTCATTTTCAGCCAGTGATTTGAATATGTCCATGAGTTGGCTGGGCAAGGAGGCTATCTGGGCGCCAGTGCCATTGCCCTGAGCCCCAGAATCGTCCACTCCATCGCCTGTGGTCATATTTATTGCACAAATAATTGTAAACAAATGCTGCTTCTTTCTACTGCCAATTGCCATTCACAGGGATATTCCAATTCCGCCTCAAGTTGGCAGCACGCCAATAAAAATATAGCGGCCTGTATTTTTACGATGGTTCCTTCCCCCTAGTTGCTTTTATCAGCTCACCCCGCGCTTTGTTTAACAACGATTAGTGGTGCAAATATGCAATACGGTGATGACTAATTATCAGAACGGCGCCAAAGCGTACAACTAAGCGGAAACCACCGTCCGTTCAATCAGAATGTTGGATATTGATTGGAAGAGTTTCTCATGGAATTGGACAGAATTCTGTCCAACGGGTCTGAAACCGTTTGCTAACGATACAAACGATCTGCTGCCCTGCTTCCAGAAGATATTGCTCCAGCTGCCCATCTATTATATATTTGCGGCCATATCCGCCTACAATTTCGGCAATCAGACGCGACAAGTCGTACGGAATAAGACGCAACTCCGGCTATTGTCATGCCGCACAATACTCAGCATTGTGCTGGCACTGCTACCCGTAGCCAAGATATTTGTATTCCATCGCGAGGGCATTCCACTCTATGCGGTCGACACTCTGGTGGTTGCCACCGAATGCATTATGTGGGTGGTACACAGCGGTAagagggaggaggagcagctgcTATTTGTGATCGTTTTGACCGCAGCATTTCTTTTTTTGCATCTGTAGGTTTCCTGCTGACGGCTCGACACTCTGGCGACATTAGTCATCGCGGCACTCTCCTCACCAATGTTTTCTGGCTGACGATTGTTGTTTTGGATGGCGTCTGGCTGCGCACCAGTCGGCATTTCGACTGGTGGCCCTGGAGCCTGGCCACTCTACTATGTGATCTTCTCTATGGGGCCACGCTGCTGCCCACGGGCTCAGCAGTGTACTCCAGTCAGCCACGTGGCGGTGCGAGCAGAGAGGATGAAGCCTTGCTCTCCAATCGCTATACTTACTTTCATTTCGACATGAATGAAGCTCACTTGGGGCATGCCCAGGATGAGGCCAACTGGGCGTCGCGTTTCCTCTTCCATTGGGTGCATCCTCTGATTGCCAAAGGAGTGGCCGGAAAGCTGCGAAAGATTGAGGATCTCTTTGATCTCCCGGATGCCTTGAATATCACGCGATTGAGCGAGCGCCTGCACCTGGCACTCTCGCAGTCCCAGAGCCTCTGGCGTGCCCTGCACAAGTGCTTTGGTTTGGAGTTTTACCTCATTGGACTCCTGCGACTTGTGGCCGATTTGAGTGGCTTTGCGGGTCCCCTGCTGCTGGGCGGACTCCTTCGGCAGGGCCAGGACACGGACTCGAATTCGTCGCAGGCCTACTACTATGCTCTGGGGCTGTTTGGCAGCACTCTGCTGTCCGCCTTGTGCTCCACACACTTTGATTGGCGTATGGCCATGGTGTCGATGAAGATGCGGGTGGGCGTGGTCAACAGTATCTACCGGAAGGCGCTGGAGGCCCGTGGCATCAAGGGAAGCAAGCCGGATATGCTGAATCTAATGTCCACGGACACAGATCGCATTGTAAACTCTTGCATTAGCTTTCACTTCTTCTGGAGCATACCCTTCAAGCTGTTTACGACACTGTATCTACTGTATCTGCAGCTGGGCGCCGCCTTCCTGGCGGGTGTGCTCTTTGCCGCCATGCTGATACCTATTAATCGCTGGCTGGCCAAACGGATTGGCATCTATTCGAGTGGCCTGATGACGGCCAAGGATGCCAGGCTGTCGGCCACCACAGAGACCATGCAAGGAGCAAAACAGATCAAAATCAATGCCTGGGAGGATATATTTATCACGAAGATACGTGGGCTAAGGCAGGAGGAACTGAGATTTCTATCGAAGCGGAAGTATCTGGATGCCATGTGCGTGTATTTCTGGGCTACGACACCGGTGTTGATGTGCCTGCTCACCTTCGGTGTGTCTGTCCTGATGGGCAATAAACTGGTGGCCTCGACGACCTACACGAGTGTGGCGCTGCTTTATATGCTCATTGGACCACTAAATGCCTTTCCCTGGGTCCTCAATGGTCTCATCGAGGCTTGGGTATCAATCCGACGCGTGCAACAGCTGATGGACGTACCCAATTTGGATTATTCCAGCTACTACAATCCCATAATGCGTGGAAGCGGCGGGGAGAACACTTCTCTAAATGCACCCAAGACCAGTGTGCTGCAGATGAAGGGCGCCACGTTCACCCACGACAGCCAGGAGGGAGAAGCACCCACTGTTGCCATACCCTTTCGCCTTAAGGACATTAATGTGGACTTCA
The sequence above is a segment of the Drosophila miranda strain MSH22 chromosome 4, D.miranda_PacBio2.1, whole genome shotgun sequence genome. Coding sequences within it:
- the LOC108161778 gene encoding epsilon-sarcoglycan isoform X1 — translated: MQLLLLIVAALACLCLCNGAAGGNLQANVGELFTYKIEPHLFNWTHQVISEQFSYRPTMRNYPDLPTWMRYEYSHEYHAGFLYGTPPETEAGKALSIEVIALNRQNFETRITDLAMSVCQKFPTPNVVQMKIDNLNWVHLMDPGRVENLRNIFRKDLWPSSKEDLSVVFMESAVNMGGRLPLRPQQREGLLSRVIVHVGSVAQFSPRLKELQEEVRPLYKLPSCTYKRTSVQKIFENVGFKLDWCAFKMVGLESPTEILYHSGKQQNEQQPSGDEQLHNDRWMGITREDVPRRNYIDEFAFAFAIPGMIFAILIGMLSAVLCFQHQKFSDPHSEFFFANIFHICEESCAQAPSDSETDHESESSVFFESPISSTVQMVKCADQPLTTLKSLKDPNFLLDNTSIRSQSPSNSFYQLDCGAASSIYPRPKPPPYTGGTLGRNGVDI
- the LOC108161778 gene encoding epsilon-sarcoglycan isoform X2 is translated as MQLLLLIVAALACLCLCNGAAGGNLQANVGELFTYKIEPHLFNWTHQVISEQFSYRPTMRNYPDLPTWMRYEYSHEYHAGFLYGTPPETEAGKALSIEVIALNRQNFETRITDLAMSVCQKFPTPNVVQMKIDNLNWVHLMDPGRVENLRNIFRKDLWPSSKEDLSVVFMESAVNMGGRLPLRPQQREGVIVHVGSVAQFSPRLKELQEEVRPLYKLPSCTYKRTSVQKIFENVGFKLDWCAFKMVGLESPTEILYHSGKQQNEQQPSGDEQLHNDRWMGITREDVPRRNYIDEFAFAFAIPGMIFAILIGMLSAVLCFQHQKFSDPHSEFFFANIFHICEESCAQAPSDSETDHESESSVFFESPISSTVQMVKCADQPLTTLKSLKDPNFLLDNTSIRSQSPSNSFYQLDCGAASSIYPRPKPPPYTGGTLGRNGVDI
- the LOC108161783 gene encoding polyprenol reductase yields the protein MVLAIISSLEELIDQYNVNLTQLVFCIFITTIVFFGSLMTLVESHLPNSIRQSFRYGKHRHKGEADALVSYLEVPKGWFKHFYIFAFGWSLLALYLIVSSIASQSAAPEYALRFLDLVCGGATNRKVQVDSTTALLGTVLLTLQCIRRFFETNFVQIFSKHSKMNLSHYAVGYVHYFGAIVSLLSNTAGFVRGSQPTEFTPKNLSQIQIIYLLVFMFAWHQQYSSNMILVNLRKDAKTGAVKTEQHLLPKGGWFNLLSSPHMFFEVVMYFCLADLFTPVRTWKLVFLWVASNQTINALLTHQWYKETFKDYPKRRRAILPYLL
- the LOC108161781 gene encoding tumor suppressor candidate 3; this encodes MRLVRNTLLGALVVLAVCLIYAAAQAKPKTGLSLSEKVQNLVEMNAKKPLLRFNGPKFREYVKNSPRNYSMIVMLTALAPSRQCQICRHAHDEFAIVANSYRFSSVYSNKLFFAMVDFDEGSEVFQLLRLNTAPVFMHFPAKGKPKGADTMDIHRVGFAADSIAKFVAERVDVTIRIFRPPNYSGTVAMITLVALVGSFLYIRRNNLEFLYNKNLWGAIAVFFCFAMISGQMWNHIRGPPLVHKSQNGGVAYIHGSSQGQLVVETYIVMFLNAMIVLGMILLIESGTSKGHNKNRIMAMVGLVLVTVFFSFLLSVFRSKAQGYPYSFLFK
- the LOC108161777 gene encoding N6-adenosine-methyltransferase non-catalytic subunit — translated: MSDVLKSSQERSRKRRLLLAQTLGLSSVDELKKVLGNSEDTNSSRQLSAGGQRDEEDGGASSSKNAPSETIYRDSSTFLKGTQSSNPHNDYCQHFVDTGQRPQNFIRDVGLKDRFEEYPKLRELIKLKDKLIQDTASAPMYLKADLKTLDVKSLGAKFDVILIEPPLEEYARAAPAVATVGGAPRVFWNWDEILNLDVGEIAAHRSFVFLWCGSSEGLDMGRNCLKKWGFRRCEDICWIRTNISKPGHSKQLEPKAVFQRTKEHCLMGIKGTVRRSTDGDFIHANVDIDLIISEEEEFGSFEKPIEIFHIIEHFCLGRRRLHVFGRDSSIRPGWLTVGPELTNSNFNAETYQTYFAEAPATGCTSRIELLRPKSPPPNSKVLRGRGRGFPRGRGRPR
- the LOC108161780 gene encoding coiled-coil domain-containing protein 97 codes for the protein MTTGDGVDDSGAQGNGTGAQIASLPSQLMDIFKSLAENDKIIFKSQQIDDPELPFVEKQQIAQESFEKNRENFLIRFGSFLNASQLSSFQSLAIREPIKAEENLEEMCLLLEDFKRKLNTRTVCVKNRRYQALQQLLQKGEYFSEHEMMQRAPDLYQELVGQYLTEQEKKARDSYDVRNTSFSGILMHTLEKKQRDELLEGTQLQTAMEEEEQKPQERQEDEEPVVACSSSRRTSEARAEPQISEVHASPEEEEEEELPPVVCEDFQVPAACRRQWGEFEEDAPIACSTSQNVVPPTTLKVTKISTPEYYNPGERELLRNEFLSMMKERFLSGEDKDFDYTAVDDDSTLDDLKLIERDEEDAYFEPSDEEVEQPVDKPDGASSSEDELDVYMRHLNNHHSLQQH